The Acidobacteriota bacterium region ACCGCTACCGTGTGGTGGGAACGTTCGAGTCGGGCCTGTACGACCTGGACAACACCTGGGCCTTCATCTCGCTGGACGAGGCCCGCGCCCTGGCCGGACTCGCGTCGGACGCCGTGCAGGCGCTCGAGATCCGGGTCACAGATATCTATGCGGTGCCGGCGATCCAGGCGGAGATCGCCCGCCGCCTGGGCGATCGGGCGGGACTGACCAACTGGATTGAAACCAACCGGCCGCTGTTTGCCGCCCTGCAGCTCGAAAAATGGGGCATGTTCCTGGCCATCGGCCTCATCGTGCTGGTGGCGGCCCTCAACATCGTGACAACCCTCATCCTGATGGTCATGGAGAAGAGCCGCGACATCGCCATCCTGCGGGCCATGGGCGCCACCGAGCGGCAGATCATGCGCGTCTTCATCTGGCAGGGGATGATCATCGGCCTCATCGGCACCGCGCTCGGGAGCGCGCTCGGCGTGGGCCTGGCTTGGGCGGCCGACCGCTACAAGTGGATCCGGCTGGACGCGGCCGTTTACTCCATCCCGTACCTGCCGTTCCGCATCAGCGCGTGGGACGTTCTGTTCGTGGCGGCTGCGGCGCTGCTCATCAGCTTCCTCGCCACGCTGTACCCCTCCCGCCAGGCGGCCCGCCTCAACCCGGTGGAGGCGATCCGCTATGAGTGACTTCCTCACCGTCACCGGTCTGGACAAGGGATTTCCGTACGGCGGCGGCCGGCTGGAGGTGCTGTGCGGCGTGACGTTCAGCCTGCCGGCGGGAACGACGGCATCCATCATCGGCGATTCCGGCTCCGGCAAGAGCACGCTGCTGCACGTTGTGGGCGGCATGGAGCCGCCCGACGCCGGCCGGGTACTGGTCGGGGACACCGATCTCTACACGATCGCGGGCGACGCGCGGGCCCGTTTCCGGAACCGGCAGATTGGCTTCGTGTTCCAGTTTCACCACCTGCTGCCCGAGTTCTCCGCCCTGGAGAACCTGATGATGCCTTTGCTGGTTCGAGGCGTCGGCGCGGCCGAGGCGTCGGCCGCGGCGACCGCTCTCATCGCCGAGCTCGGTCTGGATCACCGCACCGCCAGCCGTCCCGGCGAGCTCAGCGGCGGCGAACAGCAGCGGGTGGCCGTGGGCCGGGCGCTCATCACCGAGCCGGCGCTCCTGCTCATGGACGAGCCCACGGGCAACCTGGACCATGGCACCGGCGACCGGACTATGGAGCTGGTGCTCGGGCTCACGGCGCGGCGCGGCACCACGGTGCTGCTGGTGACGCACAACCCGGCCCTGGCCGACCGCTGCGCGGTGCGCTTCCGCATGACCGAGGGCCGGTTGGAGCGGATCTAGCCCGCCTCCAGTCGTCCGCCGGCGCCGCCGGGGGGGACCCCTTCCGTTTCGGTCACCCG contains the following coding sequences:
- a CDS encoding lipoprotein-releasing ABC transporter permease subunit, encoding MRFELFIARRYLKARRKQVVISFITVISVLGVMTGVAALIIILSMYAGMSLDLQGKILGATAHITALPRGAGGLAGYTAMADEIARVPGVRAVPPAVYVQALASSGTSSTGLILKGVDPAAEAKLAAGLGVLRTGRFEDLNARRAAILGNQLARHLGVEAGMPVTLIVPRGTLTPLGLMPRIHRYRVVGTFESGLYDLDNTWAFISLDEARALAGLASDAVQALEIRVTDIYAVPAIQAEIARRLGDRAGLTNWIETNRPLFAALQLEKWGMFLAIGLIVLVAALNIVTTLILMVMEKSRDIAILRAMGATERQIMRVFIWQGMIIGLIGTALGSALGVGLAWAADRYKWIRLDAAVYSIPYLPFRISAWDVLFVAAAALLISFLATLYPSRQAARLNPVEAIRYE
- a CDS encoding ABC transporter ATP-binding protein, which encodes MSDFLTVTGLDKGFPYGGGRLEVLCGVTFSLPAGTTASIIGDSGSGKSTLLHVVGGMEPPDAGRVLVGDTDLYTIAGDARARFRNRQIGFVFQFHHLLPEFSALENLMMPLLVRGVGAAEASAAATALIAELGLDHRTASRPGELSGGEQQRVAVGRALITEPALLLMDEPTGNLDHGTGDRTMELVLGLTARRGTTVLLVTHNPALADRCAVRFRMTEGRLERI